In one Phyllostomus discolor isolate MPI-MPIP mPhyDis1 chromosome 8, mPhyDis1.pri.v3, whole genome shotgun sequence genomic region, the following are encoded:
- the BTBD17 gene encoding BTB/POZ domain-containing protein 17 — MGEGWPGRPCPSVGLEGAATMPRLGCTKPGSWGSFWAILTLVGLATRAAQRAEVGGEAGGTAINHSQMLLQRLQELLRQGNASDVVLRVQAAGTDEVRVFHAHRLLLGLHSALLRELLRNQSEVVLQEPRDCAAVFDKFIRYLYCGELVVLLAQAIPLHKLATKYGVASLQRGVADYMRAHLAGGAGPAVGWYHYAVSTGDEALRQSCLQFLAWNLSAVAGSTEWGAVSPELLAQLLPRSDLVLQDELELFHALEAWLGRARPPTAVAERALRAIRYPMIPPAQLFQLQARSAALARHGQAVADLLLQAYQFHAASPLHYAKFFDVNGSAFLPRNYLAPAWGAPWVINNPARDDRSTSFQTQLGPSGHDSGRRVTWNVLFSPRWLPVSLRPVYADAPGTALPAARPEDGRPRLVVTPASSGGDAAGVSFQKTVLVGARQHGRLLVRHAYSFHQSSEEAGDFLAHADLQRRNSEYLVENALHLHLIVKPVYHTLIRTPK; from the exons atgggagaggggtggCCTGGGCGTCCCTGTCCCTCCGTTGGGCTCGAGGGGGCCGCAACGATGCCGAGGCTGGGCTGCACCAAGCCCGGGTCCTGGGGCAGCTTCTGGGCCATCCTGACCTTGGTGGGCCTGGCCACTCGTGCGG CCCAGAGAGCCGAGGTCGGCGGCGAGGCAGGGGGCACCGCCATCAACCACTCCCAGATGCTGCTGCAGCGCCTGCAGGAGCTCCTGCGGCAGGGCAACGCCAGCGACGTGGTCCTGCGGGTGCAGGCCGCGGGCACCGACGAGGTCCGGGTGTTCCACGCCCACCgcctgctgctggggctgcacAGCGCGCTGCTCCGGGAGCTGCTGAGGAACCAGAGCGAGGTGGTGCTGCAGGAGCCCAGGGACTGCGCCGCCGTCTTCGACAAGTTCATCAG GTACCTCTACTGCGGGGAACTGGTGGTGCTGCTGGCCCAGGCCATCCCCCTGCATAAGCTGGCCACCAAGTACGGAGTGGCCTCCCTGCAACGGGGCGTGGCCGACTACATGCGCGCGCACCTGGCGGGCGGCGCGGGCCCGGCGGTGGGCTGGTACCACTACGCGGTGAGCACCGGGGACGAGGCCCTGCGCCAGAGCTGTCTGCAGTTCCTGGCCTGGAACCTGTCGGCGGTGGCAGGGAGCACCGAGTGGGGCGCCGTGAGCCCCGAGCTGCTGGCGCAGCTGCTGCCGCGCTCGGACCTGGTGCTGCAGGACGAGCTGGAGCTGTTTCACGCGCTGGAGGCGTGGCTGGGCCGCGCGCGGCCGCCAACCGCTGTGGCCGAGCGGGCACTGCGCGCCATCCGCTACCCCATGATCCCGCCGGCGCAGCTGTTCCAGCTGCAGGCGCGCTCGGCCGCCTTGGCGCGCCACGGGCAGGCGGTGGCCGACCTGCTGCTTCAGGCCTACCAGTTCCACGCCGCCTCGCCGCTGCACTACGCCAAATTCTTCGACGTCAACGGCAGCGCCTTCCTGCCCCGCAACTACCTCGCGCCCGCCTGGGGCGCCCCGTGGGTCATCAACAACCCAGCCCGCGACGACCGCAGCACCAGCTTCCAGACGCAGCTGGGCCCCAGCGGCCACGACTCTGGCCGCCGCGTCACGTGGAACGTGCTCTTCTCGCCGCGCTGGTTGCCGGTCAGCCTGCGGCCGGTCTACGCCGACGCCCCGGGCACCGCTTTGCCCGCGGCGCGCCCCGAGGACGGCCGGCCGCGGCTCGTGGTCACGCCAGCCAGCAGTGGCGGCGACGCCGCGGGCGTGAGCTTCCAGAAGACGGTGCTGGTGGGGGCGCGCCAGCACGGCCGGCTCCTGGTCCGCCACGCCTACAGCTTCCACCAGAGCAGCGAGGAGGCGGGCGACTTCCTGGCGCACGCCGACCTGCAGCGGCGCAACTCCGAGTACCTGGTGGAGAATGCCCTGCATCTCCACCTCATCGTCAAACCTGTCTACCACACCCTCATCCGGACCCCCAAGTAG
- the GPR142 gene encoding probable G-protein coupled receptor 142 — PPSPSPHEQARCGWRNFRAHNCLESWWCWEGPAGTPRKSHKGTLNSGPRSMRLEGQETAGLPRVTMLPTPNGSGPSQEFGGHWPETPERSPCVAGVVPVVYYSILLGLGLPVNLLTAVALARLAARTRKPSYHYLLALTASDIITQVVIVFAGFLLQGAVLAREVPQAAVRTANVLEFAANHASVWIAVLLAVDRYRALCHPLHHRAAASPGRTRRDIAVVLGAALLTGIPFYWWLDVWRDAGPPCPLDKVLKWAHCLTVYFIPCGVFLATNVAVVCRLRRRGRSGLPPRVGTGTAVLLGLTALFTFLWAPRVSVMLYHLYVAPVHQDWRVHLAFDVANMVAMLNTVVNFGLCCFVSKTFRATVRGVLQDAHLPCGVRSQPRGPGVEPVLKPPRAPQRGRIIEEGPSQ; from the exons ccaccatccccctccccccacgaaCAAGCCCGGTGCGGCTGGAGAAACTTCAGAGCTCACAACTGCTTGGagagctggtggtgctgggagggACCTGCAGGGACACCCAGGAAAAGCCACAAGGGGACCCTGAATTCAGGACCCAGGAGCATGAGGCTTGAGGGACAAGAGACAG CTGGCCTGCCACGAGTGACCATGCTGCCCACACCCAATGGCAGTGGGCCCAGCCAGGAGTTCGGAGGCCATTGGCCAGAGACCCCGGAGAGGTCCCCATGCGTGGCCGGCGTCGTCCCTGTGGTCTACTACAGCatcctgctgggcctggggctgcctg TCAACCTCCTGACCGCGGTGGCCCTGGCCCGCCTTGCCGCCAGGACCCGGAAGCCCTCTTACCACTACCTCCTGGCGCTCACGGCCTCGGACATCATCACCCAGGTGGTCATCGTGTTTGCAGGCTTCCTCCTGCAGGGGGCGGTGCTGGCCCGGGAGGTACCCCAGGCGGCGGTGCGCACGGCGAACGTCCTGGAGTTTGCCGCCAACCACGCCTCCGTCTGGATCGCCGTCCTGCTCGCGGTGGACCGGTACCGGGCGCTGTGCCACCCCCTGCACCATCGGGCGGCGGCTTCCCCGGGCCGGACCCGCCGGGACATCGCCGTGGTCCTGGGAGCTGCCCTGCTGACTGGCATCCCCTTCTACTGGTGGCTGGACGTGTGGAGGGACGCggggcccccctgccccctggacaAGGTCCTCAAGTGGGCCCACTGCCTCACCGTCTATTTCATCCCCTGTGGCGTCTTCCTGGCCACCAACGTGGCCGTCGTCTGCCGGCTGCGCAGGCGGGGCCGGAGCGGGCTGCCGCCGCGGGTGGGCACGGGCACGGCCGTCCTGCTGGGCCTCACCGCGCTCTTCACCTTCCTGTGGGCCCCCCGGGTCTCCGTCATGCTCTACCACCTGTACGTGGCCCCCGTCCACCAGGACTGGAGGGTCCACCTGGCCTTCGACGTGGCCAACATGGTGGCCATGCTCAACACGGTGGTCAACTTCGGGCTCTGCTGCTTTGTCAGCAAGACCTTCCGGGCCACCGTCCGAGGGGTCCTCCAGGACGCCCACCTGCCCTGCGGGGTGCGGTCAcagcccaggggccctggggtggaGCCTGTGCTGAAGCCCCCCAGGGCTCCCCAAAGGGGCAGAATCATAGAGGAGGGGCCCAGCCAGTGA